Proteins encoded by one window of Anolis carolinensis isolate JA03-04 unplaced genomic scaffold, rAnoCar3.1.pri scaffold_41, whole genome shotgun sequence:
- the LOC134294963 gene encoding protein CUSTOS-like, which produces MALLKMAAAGKKNGAGNGSSGGSSDEDDAEALQRAREAAWVPPRGVPSPSIARPNEEYANELQTSAGFKAHVAKKLTAILDRSVTLWDRPPGTIEKEQEGAEPPRDGFRLFSSSLPENSEKPESLPSMVRKKRRCSSSSSSSGEEWLRCREAAMTAADILKGSGLEQGGAGGGPSATTDGSPAAILRKKRKRKRGKQDGVGPT; this is translated from the exons ATGGCTTTGCTAAAAATGGCAGCGGCCGGGAAGAAGAATGGCGCCGGTAATGGAAGCAGCGGCGGCAGCAGCGACGAAGACGACGCGGAGGCCTTGCAGAGAGCCCGGGAGGCCGCCTGGGTCCCTCCCCGCGGAGTCCCGTCGCCATCGATCG ccCGCCCTAATGAGGAATATGCAAATGAGCTGCAAACGAGCGCCGGGTTCAAGGCTCACGTGGCCAAGAAGCTGACAGCCATCTTGGACAG GTCGGTGACGCTCTGGGATCGTCCGCCAGGAACCATAGAGAAGGAACAGGAAGGGGCGGAGCCGCCCAGAGACG GGTTCCGCCTCTTCTCCTCGTCGCTTCCGGAAAATTCCGAAAAACCCGAATCCTTGCCTTCCATGGTGAGGAAGAAGAGGCgatgctcctcctcctccag CTCTTCGGGGGAGGAGTGGCTCCGTTGCCGGGAGGCGGCCATGACGGCGGCGGACATCTTGAAGGGGAGTGGCCTAGAGCAGGGCGGAGCGGGGGGCGGGCCTTCCGCCACGACCGACGGATCCCCGGCGGCCATTTtgcggaagaagaggaagaggaagagggggaaaCAAGACGGAGTCGGACCGACTTGA
- the LOC134294961 gene encoding hepatocyte nuclear factor 1-alpha-like isoform X2 gives MVSRLSLLQGELLGALLGSGVSKDALVAALRTGQGADEEEEEEEEEEEEEGEGEEEAHRLEEAPLRRELERLSPHQAAQQKALVDTLLQEDPWRVAKMVKSYLQQHNIPQREVVDTTGLNQSHLSQHLNKGTPMKTQKRAALYAWYVRKQQEVAQQFTHAGQDLSAEEESVAGEDLPAKKGRRNRFKWGPASQQILFQAYERQKNPSKEEREALVDECNRAECLQRGVSPSQAQGLGSNLVTEVRVYNWFANRRKEEAFRHKLALDGYGGPPAGAAPHLAPGDGAPLSPSKVHEQQQEQQHQQNVPFADPGLRYHQQQPVAASETSESSPCDPLGGNVVAVAAHTALHQVSSPSGLCSPASGSAPEVKMIPVPGGPLPPVSTLTALHGLEPRALSPQTQSLIMASLSGVMAIGAGDPSSFAHAGGSKLVIGLASTQGPSVPAVLNSMGSSLTTLQPVQFSPQLHPSPYQQQVQSPFVASHGSSSTSGGLTLYPGPQSGIETFISSQ, from the exons ATGGTGTCCCGGCTGAGCCTCCTTCAGGGGGAGCTCCTGGGGGCGCTGCTGGGCTCCGGGGTCAGCAAGGACGCCCTGGTGGCCGCACTCCGGACGGGTCAAGGggcggacgaggaggaggaggaggaggaggaggaagaggaagaggaaggggaaggagaggaggaagcccACCGCCTGGAGGAGGCCCCACTGAGGAGGGAGCTGGAGCGCCTGAGCCCACACCAGGCCGCCCAGCAGAAGGCCCTCGTGGACACCCTCCTCCA AGAGGACCCCTGGCGGGTGGCCAAGATGGTGAAGTCCTACCTGCAGCAGCACAACATCCCCCAGCGCGAGGTGGTGGACACCACGGGCCTCAACCAGTCCCACCTCTCGCAGCACCTCAACAAGGGCACCCCCATGAAGACCCAGAAGCGCGCCGCCCTCTACGCCTGGTACGTCCGCAAGCAGCAGGAGGTCGCCCAAC AGTTCACTCACGCCGGCCAGGACCTGTCTGCGGAGGAGGAGTCCGTGGCGGGGGAGGATCTCCCGGCCAAGAAGGGGCGCAGGAACCGCTTCAAGTGGGGTCCCGCCTCCCAGCAGATCCTCTTCCAGGCCTACGAGAGGCAGAAGAACCCCagcaaggaggagagggaggcccTGGTCGACGAGTGCAACAG AGCAGAGTGCCTCCAGCGAGGGGTCTCCCCGTCCCAGGCACAGGGGCTGGGCTCCAACCTGGTCACCGAGGTCCGCGTCTACAACTGGTTCGCCAACCGGAGGAAGGAGGAGGCCTTCCGGCACAAGCTGGCCCTGGACGGCTACGGGGGGCCTCCGGCGGGGGCCGCTCCCCACTTGGCCCCTGGCGACGGGGCCCCGCTCTCCCCCAGCAAAGTCCACG aacaacaacaagaacaacaacatcaacagaaCGTCCCGTTCGCCGACCCGGGCCTGAGGTACCACCAGCAGCAGCCCGTCGCGGCCAGTGAGACCAGCGAGTCCTCGCCCTGCGACCCTCTCGGGGGGAACGTGGTCGCCGTGGCCGCCCACACTGCCCTCCACCAGGTCTCATCTCCCTCCGGCCTCTGCTCACCCGCCTCCGGGTCGGCCCCGGAGGTCAAGATG ATCCCGGTGCCCGGAGGCCCACTCCCGCCGGTGAGCACGCTGACCGCCCTGCACGGCCTGGAGCCCCGGGCGCTGAGCCCCCAGACCCAGAGCCTCATCATGGCCTCCCTCTCGGGGGTCATGGCCATCGGCGCCGGGGACCCCTCCTCCTTCGCCCACGCCGGGGGATCCAAGCTCGTCATCG GCCTGGCGTCCACTCAGGGCCCGAGCGTCCCAGCCGTCCTCAACAGCATGGGCAGCAGCCTGACCACTCTCCAGCCGGTCCAGTTCTCCCCGCAGCTCCACCCGTCCCCGTACCAGCAGCAGGTCCAGAGCCCCTTCGTGGCCTCTCACG GGTCCTCGTCGACGTCCGGCGGCCTGACCCTGTACCCGGGCCCCCAGTCCGGAATCGAGACCTTCATCTCCTCCCAGTAA
- the LOC134294961 gene encoding hepatocyte nuclear factor 1-alpha-like isoform X1: MVSRLSLLQGELLGALLGSGVSKDALVAALRTGQGADEEEEEEEEEEEEEGEGEEEAHRLEEAPLRRELERLSPHQAAQQKALVDTLLQEDPWRVAKMVKSYLQQHNIPQREVVDTTGLNQSHLSQHLNKGTPMKTQKRAALYAWYVRKQQEVAQQFTHAGQDLSAEEESVAGEDLPAKKGRRNRFKWGPASQQILFQAYERQKNPSKEEREALVDECNRAECLQRGVSPSQAQGLGSNLVTEVRVYNWFANRRKEEAFRHKLALDGYGGPPAGAAPHLAPGDGAPLSPSKVHEQQQEQQHQQNVPFADPGLRYHQQQPVAASETSESSPCDPLGGNVVAVAAHTALHQVSSPSGLCSPASGSAPEVKMIPVPGGPLPPVSTLTALHGLEPRALSPQTQSLIMASLSGVMAIGAGDPSSFAHAGGSKLVIGLASTQGPSVPAVLNSMGSSLTTLQPVQFSPQLHPSPYQQQVQSPFVASHALYGHKQEAAPFAQASFLLTDTSGLTPAKQVFAPDLEILPASGQAPGGPEAAISHLGSSPAGSSSTSGGLTLYPGPQSGIETFISSQ, translated from the exons ATGGTGTCCCGGCTGAGCCTCCTTCAGGGGGAGCTCCTGGGGGCGCTGCTGGGCTCCGGGGTCAGCAAGGACGCCCTGGTGGCCGCACTCCGGACGGGTCAAGGggcggacgaggaggaggaggaggaggaggaggaagaggaagaggaaggggaaggagaggaggaagcccACCGCCTGGAGGAGGCCCCACTGAGGAGGGAGCTGGAGCGCCTGAGCCCACACCAGGCCGCCCAGCAGAAGGCCCTCGTGGACACCCTCCTCCA AGAGGACCCCTGGCGGGTGGCCAAGATGGTGAAGTCCTACCTGCAGCAGCACAACATCCCCCAGCGCGAGGTGGTGGACACCACGGGCCTCAACCAGTCCCACCTCTCGCAGCACCTCAACAAGGGCACCCCCATGAAGACCCAGAAGCGCGCCGCCCTCTACGCCTGGTACGTCCGCAAGCAGCAGGAGGTCGCCCAAC AGTTCACTCACGCCGGCCAGGACCTGTCTGCGGAGGAGGAGTCCGTGGCGGGGGAGGATCTCCCGGCCAAGAAGGGGCGCAGGAACCGCTTCAAGTGGGGTCCCGCCTCCCAGCAGATCCTCTTCCAGGCCTACGAGAGGCAGAAGAACCCCagcaaggaggagagggaggcccTGGTCGACGAGTGCAACAG AGCAGAGTGCCTCCAGCGAGGGGTCTCCCCGTCCCAGGCACAGGGGCTGGGCTCCAACCTGGTCACCGAGGTCCGCGTCTACAACTGGTTCGCCAACCGGAGGAAGGAGGAGGCCTTCCGGCACAAGCTGGCCCTGGACGGCTACGGGGGGCCTCCGGCGGGGGCCGCTCCCCACTTGGCCCCTGGCGACGGGGCCCCGCTCTCCCCCAGCAAAGTCCACG aacaacaacaagaacaacaacatcaacagaaCGTCCCGTTCGCCGACCCGGGCCTGAGGTACCACCAGCAGCAGCCCGTCGCGGCCAGTGAGACCAGCGAGTCCTCGCCCTGCGACCCTCTCGGGGGGAACGTGGTCGCCGTGGCCGCCCACACTGCCCTCCACCAGGTCTCATCTCCCTCCGGCCTCTGCTCACCCGCCTCCGGGTCGGCCCCGGAGGTCAAGATG ATCCCGGTGCCCGGAGGCCCACTCCCGCCGGTGAGCACGCTGACCGCCCTGCACGGCCTGGAGCCCCGGGCGCTGAGCCCCCAGACCCAGAGCCTCATCATGGCCTCCCTCTCGGGGGTCATGGCCATCGGCGCCGGGGACCCCTCCTCCTTCGCCCACGCCGGGGGATCCAAGCTCGTCATCG GCCTGGCGTCCACTCAGGGCCCGAGCGTCCCAGCCGTCCTCAACAGCATGGGCAGCAGCCTGACCACTCTCCAGCCGGTCCAGTTCTCCCCGCAGCTCCACCCGTCCCCGTACCAGCAGCAGGTCCAGAGCCCCTTCGTGGCCTCTCACG CGCTCTACGGCCACAAACAGGAAGCGGCCCCGTTCGCCCAGGCCAGCTTCCTGCTGACCGACACGTCCGGCCTGACCCCGGCCAAACAG GTGTTCGCCCCCGACCTGGAGATCCTCCCCGCGAGCGGTCAAGCGCCCGGCGGCCCCGAGGCGGCCATTTCCCACCTGGGCTCCAGCCCTGCCG GGTCCTCGTCGACGTCCGGCGGCCTGACCCTGTACCCGGGCCCCCAGTCCGGAATCGAGACCTTCATCTCCTCCCAGTAA
- the LOC134294961 gene encoding hepatocyte nuclear factor 1-alpha-like isoform X3 has protein sequence MVKSYLQQHNIPQREVVDTTGLNQSHLSQHLNKGTPMKTQKRAALYAWYVRKQQEVAQQFTHAGQDLSAEEESVAGEDLPAKKGRRNRFKWGPASQQILFQAYERQKNPSKEEREALVDECNRAECLQRGVSPSQAQGLGSNLVTEVRVYNWFANRRKEEAFRHKLALDGYGGPPAGAAPHLAPGDGAPLSPSKVHEQQQEQQHQQNVPFADPGLRYHQQQPVAASETSESSPCDPLGGNVVAVAAHTALHQVSSPSGLCSPASGSAPEVKMIPVPGGPLPPVSTLTALHGLEPRALSPQTQSLIMASLSGVMAIGAGDPSSFAHAGGSKLVIGLASTQGPSVPAVLNSMGSSLTTLQPVQFSPQLHPSPYQQQVQSPFVASHALYGHKQEAAPFAQASFLLTDTSGLTPAKQVFAPDLEILPASGQAPGGPEAAISHLGSSPAGSSSTSGGLTLYPGPQSGIETFISSQ, from the exons ATGGTGAAGTCCTACCTGCAGCAGCACAACATCCCCCAGCGCGAGGTGGTGGACACCACGGGCCTCAACCAGTCCCACCTCTCGCAGCACCTCAACAAGGGCACCCCCATGAAGACCCAGAAGCGCGCCGCCCTCTACGCCTGGTACGTCCGCAAGCAGCAGGAGGTCGCCCAAC AGTTCACTCACGCCGGCCAGGACCTGTCTGCGGAGGAGGAGTCCGTGGCGGGGGAGGATCTCCCGGCCAAGAAGGGGCGCAGGAACCGCTTCAAGTGGGGTCCCGCCTCCCAGCAGATCCTCTTCCAGGCCTACGAGAGGCAGAAGAACCCCagcaaggaggagagggaggcccTGGTCGACGAGTGCAACAG AGCAGAGTGCCTCCAGCGAGGGGTCTCCCCGTCCCAGGCACAGGGGCTGGGCTCCAACCTGGTCACCGAGGTCCGCGTCTACAACTGGTTCGCCAACCGGAGGAAGGAGGAGGCCTTCCGGCACAAGCTGGCCCTGGACGGCTACGGGGGGCCTCCGGCGGGGGCCGCTCCCCACTTGGCCCCTGGCGACGGGGCCCCGCTCTCCCCCAGCAAAGTCCACG aacaacaacaagaacaacaacatcaacagaaCGTCCCGTTCGCCGACCCGGGCCTGAGGTACCACCAGCAGCAGCCCGTCGCGGCCAGTGAGACCAGCGAGTCCTCGCCCTGCGACCCTCTCGGGGGGAACGTGGTCGCCGTGGCCGCCCACACTGCCCTCCACCAGGTCTCATCTCCCTCCGGCCTCTGCTCACCCGCCTCCGGGTCGGCCCCGGAGGTCAAGATG ATCCCGGTGCCCGGAGGCCCACTCCCGCCGGTGAGCACGCTGACCGCCCTGCACGGCCTGGAGCCCCGGGCGCTGAGCCCCCAGACCCAGAGCCTCATCATGGCCTCCCTCTCGGGGGTCATGGCCATCGGCGCCGGGGACCCCTCCTCCTTCGCCCACGCCGGGGGATCCAAGCTCGTCATCG GCCTGGCGTCCACTCAGGGCCCGAGCGTCCCAGCCGTCCTCAACAGCATGGGCAGCAGCCTGACCACTCTCCAGCCGGTCCAGTTCTCCCCGCAGCTCCACCCGTCCCCGTACCAGCAGCAGGTCCAGAGCCCCTTCGTGGCCTCTCACG CGCTCTACGGCCACAAACAGGAAGCGGCCCCGTTCGCCCAGGCCAGCTTCCTGCTGACCGACACGTCCGGCCTGACCCCGGCCAAACAG GTGTTCGCCCCCGACCTGGAGATCCTCCCCGCGAGCGGTCAAGCGCCCGGCGGCCCCGAGGCGGCCATTTCCCACCTGGGCTCCAGCCCTGCCG GGTCCTCGTCGACGTCCGGCGGCCTGACCCTGTACCCGGGCCCCCAGTCCGGAATCGAGACCTTCATCTCCTCCCAGTAA